From Coturnix japonica isolate 7356 unplaced genomic scaffold, Coturnix japonica 2.1 chrUnrandom2486, whole genome shotgun sequence, the proteins below share one genomic window:
- the LOC107307921 gene encoding pre-mRNA-splicing factor CWC22-like, whose amino-acid sequence MYCFQCPNCRDRDWFVPDMLNMGIRIPFRNPTWEDNNAYAALGDRHQRCDASSCLYPQGREQSGEGPWELLLCSSCAARGTHRRCSDLSDSRTEWECDSCAGEGTASSTSSGLAGLGTTSQQGLQPSQSSLTPESSSSDTTSEHGLQATESSLTTESSSSITTSQAPSEPAHSSRLPESSGLSSQRRPEWRRRLCLRLHRIDDSWHESLGCCGSTHNAALIASQGTARSSRRCPALRYNLRCRQGQRARTRSRSPLRHWAPESLSRPQRHLGSRQTASPGAQSCSYTTPAAPGSSRASRTAYRCPFRHPARAWTRRRLPLNRRAAETDSRPRRRRTSRSRRRGPEQGQSCSRVPRRARHITSRPC is encoded by the exons ATGTACTGCTTCCAGTGCCCCAACTGCAGAGACAGGGACTGGTTTGTTCCAGACATGCTCAATATGGGGATCCGAATCCCATTCAG AAATCCAACATGGGAGGACAACAACGCCTATGCAGCACTGGGAGATCGGCACCAACGCTGCGATGCCAGCAGCTGCCTTTACCCCCAAGGCAGGGAGCAGTCAGGAGAGGG GCCCTGGGaactgctcctctgcagctcctgtgctgcacGAGGAACACACCGCCGCTGCTCCGACCTGAGTGATAGCAGAACCGAATGGGAGTGCgacagctgtgctggagagggCACCG cctccagcaccagctcagGTCTTGCTGGCCTCGGCACCACCAGCCAGCAGGGACTGCAGCCATCTCAGAGCTCCCTGACACCCGAGAGCAGCAGCTCCGACACCACCAGCGAGCACGGACTGCAGGCAACCGAAAGCTCTTTGacaacagagagcagcagctccatcaccaCCAGCCAGGCACCATCGGAGCCAGCTCACAGTTCCCGCTTGCCTGAGAGCAGCGGCCTGTCCAGCCAGCGCAGGCCAGAATGGAGGAGGAGGCTCTGCTTGCGTTTACATCGCATTGACGACTCATGGCATGAGTCGCTAGGTTGCTGTGGGAGCACCCATAATGCTGCCCTGATAGCCAGCCAGGGGACAGCTCGGTCCTCGAGGCGCTGCCCTGCACTGCGATACAACCTCAGGTGCAGGCAGGGACAGCGGGCCCGGACAAGAAGCCGCTCTCCATTGCGGCACTGGGCCCCAGAATCTCTGAGCCGGCCCCAGAGACACCTTGGGAGCAGGCAGACAGCAAgcccaggtgctcagagctgcagctacaCCACACCGGCAGCACCAGGGTCCTCCAGGGCTTCCAGAACAGCTTACAGATGCCCATTCAGACATCCAGCACGGGCCTGGACTCGAAGACGCTTGCCTCTCAATCGTCGGGCTGCGGAGACCGACAGCCGGCCCCGAAGACGCCGCACGAGCCGGTCCAGGCGGCGAGGGCCAGAGCAGGGCCAGAGCTGCTCCCGGGTACCACGTCGGGCCCGGCACATCACCAGCCGGCCCTGCTGA